The segment TTAACAAAGAATTTGTGTTATTTTGTAAACCACAGAACTTATGTGTATAATTATTTGAAATGAGACTTGTTTGCTTATCTTAAACCGTGGACTGTGTATATGTCCATCTTTAACGGTGGACTGTGTAGATATGACAGAGGACTGTGTTGCTGTCTATCTGTGAGGGTGGACTCGGTTGACGGGTGGAAGAACTTGTGAAGGCTACTAGACACTGTGGCAGTGCATGATGGGAGAAGACTGCTTAAGACAGCTGATGACAGCTGTAAAACTCATTCAGGGAATGCCGGCTGTAACAGCCATTGTGAACACGATATTGTTTAATTTAGGGTTAATTTATTCCTACATAGAGAAGACAATGAGGCCACTCGTATAACTGAGAATTTGCACGTCTGTAGGCGCTACTGCCATAGTAGTGTCTGTAGACACTGCTGTCATGTGATGTCTGCAGACACCGCTGTCATGGTGACGTCTGTAGACACTGCTGTAGTGGTGATGTCTGTAGACACCGCTGTCATGGTGATGTCTGTGGACACCGCTGTCATGGTGATGTCTGGGGACACCGCTGTCATGGTGATGTCTGTAGACACTGCTGTCATGGTGATGTCTGTAGACACTGCTGTCATGGTGATGTCTGTAGACACCGCTGTCATGGTGATGTCTGTGGACACCGCTGTCATGGTGATGTCTGTGGACACCGCTGTCATGGTGATGTCTGTAGACACTGCTGTCATGGTGATGTCTGTGGACACCGCTGTCATGGTGATGTCTGTGGACACCGCTGTCATGGTGATGTCTGTAGACACCGCTGTCATGGTGATGTCTGTAGACACTGCTGTTATGGTGATGTCTGTAGACACCGCTGTCATGGTGATGTCTGTAGACACTGCTGTCATGGTGATGTCTGTAGACACTGCTGTCATGGTGATGTCTGTAGACACTGCTGTCATGGTGATGTCTGTAGACACCGCTGTCATGGTGATGTCTGTAGACACCGCTGTCGTTGTGATGTCTGCTGCCATGTACATTTGGATGCTGTCTCTTGCCTGTGCTTggcctcttgtttttgttttctttctttggtgcCAGCATTGTTATGCTCTCTTCTCTTTGAAACTGTCTTCAGCTTTTTTTTTGTCTacaaatgttattttatgaaaaccTCTGGTTTCTTTTTAAccgtattcttgttttgatgcGAGCTTTTTTGTTCACACATTTTATTTCTGTAAACCTCATGTTAATTTGTTATTTC is part of the Littorina saxatilis isolate snail1 linkage group LG15, US_GU_Lsax_2.0, whole genome shotgun sequence genome and harbors:
- the LOC138948492 gene encoding coagulation factor V-like, whose amino-acid sequence is MAADITTTAVSTDITMTAVSTDITMTAVSTDITMTAVSTDITMTAVSTDITMTAVSTDITITAVSTDITMTAVSTDITMTAVSTDITMTAVSTDITMTAVSTDITMTAVSTDITMTAVSTDITMTAVSTDITMTAVSTDITMTAVSTDITMTAVSPDITMTAVSTDITMTAVSTDITTTAVSTDVTMTAVSADIT